From Arctopsyche grandis isolate Sample6627 chromosome 12, ASM5162203v2, whole genome shotgun sequence, one genomic window encodes:
- the LOC143920310 gene encoding protein yellow-like, with protein MKPTVFLIFSLQIYLIAGVDLNSNNNQTVNQHRYLSRKREQFRVIYEWNTLNFTWPSNEAYQTAVNTSQYVPKNVLVSGLKIFGDKMYVTVPRIKEGVPATLAWIPATPSENDTSPRLNPFPSWEMNTIGDCRGFQSVQSFEIDLSGYMWVIDNGRTSTMKPNSSLPSCLPTLTLVDLNQGLNKMTRYNFPDNVAGSNSYLNDIVVDDSGGGFAYITDNSGANPGIIVFNRKENRSWKFRDSRSMFADPDASHFSLNGTERTMSFNVDGIALGPRFINSAGDVDRLLYFSPLSSFKLYVTPTSVLKNESLSTQPASLRVDDVKIVGAKTSQTDGMIMDEEGILYFGLIGDYAIAQWDSRTNFSQNQEIIAKDKNFIQWVDRFAFDVSNNLYVVINRLHNFVLDKVNVDEVNYRILRTNVGAKSYLYSPMLLPAVKVNPQPQPNQGKQTVTLYESKSANASPQTKISTWMIFLMELIYIHTLWRTDYTSEHARWHVGPTMC; from the exons ATGAAACCGACCGTGTTCCTTATCTTTTCGTTACAAATATATCTAATCGCTGGTGTAGATCTTAACAGCAACAACAATCAAACAGTTAATCAGCATCGCTATTTGTCCAGAAAGCGTGAACAGTTCCGCGTCATCTATGAATGGAATACACTCAACTTCACTTGGCCGTCTAACGAAGCGTACCAGACGGCCGTAAACACCAGCCAGTACGTGCCGAAAAATGTTCTCGTATCTGGCCTCAAAATATTCGGAGACAAGATGTACGTCACCGTGCCAAGGATCAAAGAAGGAGTCCCAGCAACATTAGCCTGGATTCCAGCCACGCCTTCCGAAAACGACACCAGTCCACGCCTAAACCCATTCCCGAGCTGGGAGATGAACACCATCGGCGATTGCCGCGGATTTCAATCCGTGCAAAGTTTCGAGATCGACCTCTCTGGTTACATGTGGGTCATCGACAACGGCAGAACGTCTACCATGAAGCCCAACAGCTCTTTACCGAGCTGCTTGCCCACTCTCACACTGGTCGACTTAAACCAAGGCTTGAACAAAATGACTCGCTACAATTTCCCAGATAACGTAGCAGGTTCGAATAGCTATTTGAATGATATCGTTGTCGATGACTCTGGAGGCGGTTTCGCATACATAACTGATAACAGCGGTGCCAATCCAGGAATCATTGTGTTCAACCGAAAAGAAAACCGTTCTTGGAAGTTCCGGGATTCTCGATCTATGTTTGCTGATCCAGACGCGTCACACTTTTCTCTCAACGGCACTGAAAGAACCATGTCATTCAACGTTGACGGAATCGCACTAGGACCCAGATTCATCAACAGCGCCGGTGATGTAGATAGATTACTTTATTTCTCGCCTCTTTCTAGTTTTAAGTTGTACGTTACTCCAACATCCGTATTGAAGAATGAATCGTTATCAACGCAACCTGCATCTTTGAGAGTCGATGATGTTAAAATAGTGGGCGCTAAGACTTCTCAAACTGACGGGATGATCATGGACGAAGAGGGTATTTTGTATTTCGGCCTAATCGGAGACTATGCCATAGCTCAATGGGACAGCAGAACCAATTTTTCTCAAAACCAAGAAATCATTGCCAAAGATAAAAACTTCATACAATGGGTGGATCGATTCGCGTTTGATGTTTCTAACAATCTTTACGTAGTGATCAACAGGTTGCATAACTTCGTCTTGGATAAAGTTAACGTCGATGAAGTGAACTACAGAATATTGAGGACCAACGTCGGAGCCAAGAGTTATCTCTACAGTCCCATGTTGCTTCCTGCTGTCAAGGTGAATCCACAACCACAGCCCAATCAAGGAAAGCAAACAGTCACGCTATACGAATCAAAATCAGCAAACGCTTCCCCACAAACGAAGATTTCAACGTGGATG atttttttaatggaacttatctacatacatacgctgTGGCGGACTGActatacaagcgaacatgcccgatggcatgtgggccccactatgtgttag
- the LOC143920311 gene encoding protein yellow-like, with product MKPAVFLIFSIQIYLIAGVDLNSNNNQTVNQHRYLSRKREQFRVIYEWNTLNFTWPSNEAYQTAVNTSQYVPKNVLVSGLKIFGDKMYVTVPRIKEGVPATLAWIPATPSENDTSPRLNPFPSWEMNTIGDCRGFQSVQSFEIDLSGYMWVIDNGRTSTMKPNSSLPSCLPTLTLVDLNQGLNKMTRYNFPDNVAGSNSYLNDIVIDDSEGGFAYITDNSGADPGIIVFNRKENRSWKFRDSRSMVADPDASHFSLNGTERTMSINVDGIALGPRFINSAGDVDRLLYFSPLSSFKLYVTPTSVLKNESLSTQPASLRVDDVKIVGAKTSQTDGMIMDEEGILYFGLIGDYAIAQWDSRTNFSQNQEIIAKDKNFIQWVDRFAFDVSNNLYVVINRLHNFVLDKVNVDEVNYRILRTNVGAKSYLYSPMLLPAVKVNPQPQPNQGQQTVTLYKSKSANSSPQTTISTWMILMCLTYILFN from the coding sequence ATGAAACCGGCCGTGTTTCTTATCTTTTCGATACAAATATATCTAATCGCTGGTGTAGATCTTAATAGCAATAACAATCAAACAGTTAATCAGCATCGCTATCTGTCCAGAAAGCGTGAACAGTTCCGCGTCATCTATGAATGGAATACACTCAACTTCACTTGGCCGTCTAACGAAGCGTACCAGACGGCCGTAAACACCAGCCAGTACGTGCCGAAAAATGTTCTCGTATCTGGCCTCAAAATATTCGGAGACAAGATGTACGTCACCGTGCCAAGGATCAAAGAAGGAGTCCCAGCAACATTAGCCTGGATTCCAGCCACGCCTTCCGAAAACGACACCAGTCCACGCCTAAACCCATTCCCGAGCTGGGAGATGAACACCATCGGCGATTGCCGCGGATTTCAATCCGTGCAAAGTTTCGAGATCGACCTCTCTGGTTACATGTGGGTCATCGACAACGGCAGAACGTCTACCATGAAGCCCAACAGCTCTTTACCGAGCTGCTTGCCCACTCTCACACTGGTCGACTTAAACCAAGGCTTGAACAAAATGACTCGCTACAATTTCCCAGATAACGTAGCAGGTTCGAATAGCTATTTGAATGATATCGTTATCGATGACTCTGAAGGCGGTTTCGCATACATAACTGATAATAGTGGCGCCGACCCAGGTATCATTGTGTTCAACCGTAAAGAAAACCGTTCTTGGAAGTTCCGGGATTCTCGATCTATGGTTGCTGATCCAGACGCGTCACACTTTTCTCTCAACGGCACTGAAAGAACCATGTCAATCAACGTTGACGGAATCGCACTAGGACCCAGATTCATCAACAGCGCCGGTGATGTAGACAGATTACTCTATTTCTCGCCTCTTTCTAGTTTTAAGTTGTACGTTACTCCAACATCCGTATTGAAAAATGAATCGCTATCAACGCAACCTGCATCTTTGAGAGTCGATGATGTTAAAATAGTGGGCGCTAAGACTTCTCAAACTGACGGGATGATCATGGACGAAGAGGGTATTTTGTATTTCGGCCTAATCGGAGACTATGCCATAGCTCAATGGGACAGCAGAACCAATTTTTCTCAAAACCAAGAAATCATTGCCAAAGATAAAAACTTCATACAATGGGTGGATCGATTCGCGTTTGATGTTTCTAACAATCTTTACGTAGTGATCAACAGGTTGCATAACTTCGTCTTGGATAAAGTTAACGTCGATGAAGTGAACTACAGAATATTGAGGACCAACGTCGGAGCCAAGAGTTATCTCTACAGTCCCATGTTGCTTCCTGCTGTCAAGGTGAATCCACAACCACAGCCCAATCAAGGACAGCAAACAGTCACGCTATACAAATCAAAATCAGCAAACTCTTCCCCACAAACGACGATTTCAACGTGGATGATATTAATGTGTTTAACTTACATTCTGTTTAATTAA